The window CCGGCGTACAGGGTCATTTGCGCATCGGCTTCGTGGAAAACGCGGCGTGGAGCGGCATCGTCTCCGGCGCATTGAGCGCGTTCGAGCAGGCCATGCCGCAGGTGTCGCTCGAACTCCAGCCGATGAATACGCCGGAGCAACTCGAGGCGATTGAGGCAGGGCAGCTCGACGGCGGCTTTTGTTATCGCGTCGGCATGTCGCCCGAAGGGATCGCGAGCGTGCCGGTGCTCGAACAGAACGTGGTGCTGGCCGTGCCGGAAACGTGGGCGCTCGGCAAAGCGGGCGCCGTTGCCGCGAGCGAGCTGACGGGTGTTGCGTTTGTCGTGTTTCCTCGCCGCGTTTATCCGGCGTACTACGACCGGCTGTTGTCCGCTTGCGCCGAACGCGGTCTCACGCTCGACATCCGGCAGGAAGCGACCACCGAAACGGCGATCCTCTCGCTCGTGTCCGCAGGGATGGGTGCGGCGATCGTGAATGCCGCGAATCGCGATCGTCCGCCGGCGCGTGTGCGGTTTGTCGACCTGCGGGACCTGTCGGTGCCGCTGCCGCTCGAATTCTGCTTCGCGGCTAATGGGACCAACGCCGCGCTAAGCCGGTTCGTCGAACACCTGAAATAGGCGGCACGCAAGCGTCGGATCTGGCGAAACGCGATGCCTCCAAGGCATCGCCTGCCTCAGAAAACGGCATTAGCCAGGCAGGGTGCGGTCGGCGATAGTAACGACAACGCTTCAGCGCTCCAATTCTTTCGACAAAAGACCATCGCCATGAAAGACGCTTTCCTGACTCATCGTGTCGGCGCGGCCACCATTACCCGGGTCGACGAAACCACCTTCGCACTCGCGCCCGACACGTTATTTCCGGATTGGGGCGACGCCCACGGCCGCGAGTTGGAAGAACACCTCGCGACGGCCAGCCTCGACCTCGCGAATCGGCGCGTACCGTTGCGAACGCATCTATGGGTGGCCGAAGTCGGCGGACTGACGGTCGTCGTCGATACGGGGATCGGCAACGGGAAGACACGGCCGTTCAACTCGCTGTTCGACCGCCTCGACAATCCTGTGCTCGAGCGTTTCGAAGCGGCGGGCTTTCGCCGCGAGCAAGTGGACTATGTGCTGCTTACGCACTTGCATGTCGATCACGTTGGTTGGAACACGCATTGGCGCGATGGCCGATGGACGCCCGTTTTTCCTAACGCGACCTATGTCTTCGGCCAGCGCGAGCGCGACTACTTCGCAACGCCGCAAGGTGAACCGCGGCGCATGGTATTCGAGGACAGCGTCTTGCCCCTCATCGAAGCCCGGCAGGCACGTGCGGTGCCGGATGCGGGAGAGGAGATTGTCGACGGCATCCGCTTTCTGCCGACGCCGGGTCACAGCATCGGACATATGGCCGTCGAGATTCGCTCGCAGGGAGAGACCGCATTGTTCTCCGGCGACGTGATGCATAGCCCGTTGCAGGTCTATCGTCCGCAGTGGAATTCGACGTTTTGCCTCGATCGAACGCTGGCGCGGGAATCGCGCCAGTGGCTGCTCGAACGTGCGGCGAACACGGGGGCGACGGTCTTTGCCGCGCACTTTCCGGAGGCGTCGGCCGGTACGGTGCACGAGGGCAGGAAGGGGTTTGAGTGGCGTTATTTGAAGTGAAGAGCGGCCCAGGCAAAGAGTCGTGATTTTCGGCTCTTAGGAAGTGTCGCTGCGAGGCCATATGAAACGGGTGTCTATGATATTGTCGTGAGCACACCTCGGGTCATGAGGTTGCGGTCGGTTTGTACAGCTGAGTTCACATATGCACGAGCGGGTCTGATCAACTCTTCAAGCGGGCATGGAACGATGAACACAAAAATCGGCAAGCTACCCTCGCAAGTCGCAGAAAAACTAGGCAAGTTCGACCGCAGAGTGCTCGTGCTCCAGGGTGGCGGAGCATTGGGCGCCTACCAGGCCGGCGTATTCGAAGGCGCCGCGGCGTTGGGCTTTGAGCCCGATTGGGTCGCAGGCATATCGATCGGGGCGATCAATGCCGCGCTGATTGCCGGCAACGCGCCGGAGCGCCGCGTCGAACGGTTGCGGGAGTTTTGGGAGCGCGCGTCAGCGCGCAGCGCATTCATTCCGCCCGCCGCGCTGGACCCGATGCGGCAATACTTCAACGCGCTCAGTGCGGCGTCGGCAGTCGCTCTCGGCGTTCCGGGCTTTTTCGTGCCGCGCGTCCTGCCTCCCTTCATGGCGCGCCCCGGCGACCCCTCATCACTGAGTTTCTACGACACGCAGCCGTTGAAATCGACGCTCGAGGAACTGGTCGACTTCGATCTCATCAACAGCAAGCGTGTGCGTCTTTCGCTGGGCACCGTCAATGTCCGGTCGGGGGAGTCCGTCTACTTCGACAATACGAAGACGCAGATCGGACCCGAACACGTGATGGCCAGCGGTGCGCTGCCGCCCGGCTTTCCGCCGATCAACATCGACGGCGAGTGGTACTGGGACGGCGGCATTTCGTCCAATACGCCGCTTTGGTACGTGGTCGACGAGAGCTACCGCGCGAGCGCGCTGATCCTGCAAATCGACGTGTTCAGCGGCGCGGGTGAACTGCCGCAGAATCTCCACCAAGTGCAGGAGCGCATGAAGGACATTCAATATGCGAGCAAGTCGCGCTTCGGCTCGGCTCGCATCAAGCAGTTCGAGGAGCTGCGCGGCTCGCTGCGCCGCGTGCTCGATAAGCTCCCTCCAGAGATTCGCTCCGATCCCGATGTGCAGCGGCTTGCCGAGGTCAGCACGCGAGGGGCGGTGGCGCTGGTCCACTTCACCAATCGCCACAATACGCACTCGTCCGACTTCAAGGATTACGAGTTCTCGCGGGCCACGATGACCGAGC is drawn from Trinickia violacea and contains these coding sequences:
- a CDS encoding LysR family transcriptional regulator, with translation MELRHLRYFVAVAELRSVRAASEQLHVTQPAISRQIQDLEGAIGVALFERTPRGLTLTDAGAAYLAEARDILARVDAANRLARRIAAGVQGHLRIGFVENAAWSGIVSGALSAFEQAMPQVSLELQPMNTPEQLEAIEAGQLDGGFCYRVGMSPEGIASVPVLEQNVVLAVPETWALGKAGAVAASELTGVAFVVFPRRVYPAYYDRLLSACAERGLTLDIRQEATTETAILSLVSAGMGAAIVNAANRDRPPARVRFVDLRDLSVPLPLEFCFAANGTNAALSRFVEHLK
- a CDS encoding MBL fold metallo-hydrolase; amino-acid sequence: MKDAFLTHRVGAATITRVDETTFALAPDTLFPDWGDAHGRELEEHLATASLDLANRRVPLRTHLWVAEVGGLTVVVDTGIGNGKTRPFNSLFDRLDNPVLERFEAAGFRREQVDYVLLTHLHVDHVGWNTHWRDGRWTPVFPNATYVFGQRERDYFATPQGEPRRMVFEDSVLPLIEARQARAVPDAGEEIVDGIRFLPTPGHSIGHMAVEIRSQGETALFSGDVMHSPLQVYRPQWNSTFCLDRTLARESRQWLLERAANTGATVFAAHFPEASAGTVHEGRKGFEWRYLK
- a CDS encoding patatin-like phospholipase family protein; the protein is MNTKIGKLPSQVAEKLGKFDRRVLVLQGGGALGAYQAGVFEGAAALGFEPDWVAGISIGAINAALIAGNAPERRVERLREFWERASARSAFIPPAALDPMRQYFNALSAASAVALGVPGFFVPRVLPPFMARPGDPSSLSFYDTQPLKSTLEELVDFDLINSKRVRLSLGTVNVRSGESVYFDNTKTQIGPEHVMASGALPPGFPPINIDGEWYWDGGISSNTPLWYVVDESYRASALILQIDVFSGAGELPQNLHQVQERMKDIQYASKSRFGSARIKQFEELRGSLRRVLDKLPPEIRSDPDVQRLAEVSTRGAVALVHFTNRHNTHSSDFKDYEFSRATMTELWEGGLGDVRGAIEREEWQNVVELAEGIRIFDFTPLGPTQ